One Chitinophagaceae bacterium C216 genomic window carries:
- the nagC_2 gene encoding N-acetylglucosamine repressor has protein sequence MIAGAIPKKQRLYNEILKQLFFNKVLSCADLSSRIHKSIPLTTQYLNELIQHKLVVESGYAESTGGRRPLMYSIKKNVFYIVAVAMDQLVTRIALISSDNTIVGKVEKYDLPLANHPDALNTLITHLKCFINEAGVAPSKIIGIGIGMPGFVDPVRGLNHTFLPCKEGSIISNVENALHIPTFIDNDSSLIALAELKWGAARDRQNVMVLNIGWGIGLGIIANGKLFRGHDGFAGEFSHIPLFDNNKRCSCGKYGCLETETSLQIVVEKAIKKLKNASNNTLLSSLRKETTEEAAKKIIEAAQKGDKFAIEQLSASAYNIGRGVAILIHLLNPELIVISGVGSRAGKVWIAPILQAINEHCIPKLAEHIDIQISSLTYNAEIIGAAALVVDNFDKISRTL, from the coding sequence ATGATTGCCGGCGCAATTCCCAAGAAACAACGATTATACAATGAAATATTGAAGCAGCTATTCTTCAATAAGGTATTATCATGTGCCGATTTAAGCAGTCGCATACACAAAAGCATTCCCTTAACCACACAATACCTCAACGAACTCATTCAGCATAAACTGGTAGTGGAAAGTGGCTACGCCGAATCGACCGGCGGTAGAAGACCTTTGATGTACAGCATTAAAAAAAACGTGTTTTACATTGTGGCTGTTGCAATGGACCAATTGGTTACCCGCATAGCTCTAATATCGTCGGACAATACCATAGTGGGTAAGGTTGAAAAGTACGACTTGCCGCTAGCCAATCATCCAGACGCACTCAACACACTTATTACACATCTTAAGTGCTTCATCAATGAAGCCGGAGTGGCTCCATCAAAGATTATTGGCATTGGCATCGGCATGCCTGGATTTGTAGATCCGGTAAGAGGTTTAAACCACACATTTCTCCCTTGCAAAGAAGGTTCTATTATCAGCAATGTGGAGAATGCGCTACATATTCCAACATTCATTGACAACGACTCTAGTCTTATTGCTTTAGCAGAGCTAAAATGGGGCGCTGCAAGAGATAGGCAAAACGTAATGGTATTAAATATTGGCTGGGGAATAGGATTAGGGATTATCGCAAATGGAAAGCTATTTAGAGGGCACGATGGCTTTGCTGGAGAGTTCAGTCATATCCCTTTGTTTGATAACAACAAGCGGTGTAGCTGCGGCAAATATGGATGCCTCGAAACAGAAACCTCCCTACAGATAGTAGTAGAAAAAGCTATTAAAAAGCTAAAAAACGCTAGTAATAACACACTTCTATCTTCACTTCGTAAGGAAACCACAGAAGAAGCTGCTAAAAAAATCATCGAAGCCGCACAAAAGGGCGACAAGTTTGCCATCGAACAGCTATCGGCATCGGCTTACAACATAGGCAGAGGGGTGGCTATATTGATTCACTTGCTGAATCCAGAGCTTATTGTAATTAGTGGCGTAGGTTCCAGAGCCGGTAAAGTGTGGATTGCCCCCATTCTGCAAGCTATTAACGAACATTGTATTCCCAAGCTTGCAGAACACATCGATATTCAAATCTCATCACTGACATATAATGCTGAGATCATTGGTGCTGCGGCACTAGTAGTAGATAATTTCGATAAAATATCCCGTACCCTGTGA